Genomic segment of Vulpes vulpes isolate BD-2025 chromosome 16, VulVul3, whole genome shotgun sequence:
GGATCAGCTGAAAAGTTGACCTTATGTAGTGGATTAAGGTAGATGATGAAAATACAGCAGCTCTCAGGCTTTAGAGTATTGCTCAAGCGGAGCAGCTAAggtcttaattttttaagatttcatttattcatgggagagagacagagactgagacacaggcagagggagaagcaggctccctgcagggagcccgacgtgggactcgatcccaggcctccaggatcaggctctgggctgaaggcagacgcccaactgctgagccacccgggctgcccaaagtcTTAGTTTTAAACCTGATGAAGATTTGGCATATTTCTCACTGAAATGTGACTTTGAAAATAGTATCCTAAAATGTCAAAATAGGTGGGTTGTTTCTCTTTACAGCGAGGATTATTCTagttcttccattttctttcctaggtttttttttttttttttaaaggttttatttattcatgagacacagagagaggcgcaagacacaggcagagggagaagcaggctccatgcagagagcctgacatgggactcgatcccacgtctccaggatcaggccctgggctgaaggtggcgctaaaccgctgagccaccggggctgccctctttcccaGGTTTTAACTGCTTAAAATCCTCACGTTCTGTTTCTGTAGCTTTCCTGTAATTCCTTGCTCTCCGGTGTATTTTACCTTTCCTTCTGGTGTGCTTTTTCCTCTTGGCACAAGGAGCCGTTCAAAGATGCCGTCTAATGTGTGATGCCTCTGAGTACTGTGGCCAGTGATTTTAAGTGTACTAAATAAAGGCCTTTCGGCTGAAAAGAGCAAAAGCCAAAGAAATACATGATGATACTAACTAGAGACAAGGGTCAAACCAAATCACGAATGGTCAGTTTGAAAATGCTGTCAAGACCCTACTCACGGGTCAGAGCCGACTCAAAGAATCCAAGTTAGGCAGAGATGGAATGCTACATGAACCAAGAGATGGGGTACAAACACACTAGCcggattttaattaaaatagagtttattagcttttaatataaacatgaggaagaaaaaccacaTAAGTTGTagcattcttttcaaaataaaactgcaatCAATCAATACTTAACTCTCCAAGCTCCGAACTCCATAAACAATGTTTTTTGAGGTGGTAGATTGTAATATTTGATATACTGTTACGTATCATTTATGTGTCTGTCCTTTAAAAATGATGGAACCTGCAGCACTCAATATAATATGAAGCCTTGCTATACTGAGAGAAAGTATCCCTGGCCCAGACATGCTAGGTAGGTTTTACAGGCAAAATTCCTAGATTACATTTGAGAAGGCAGGAGAAAGATTTCACATGGTTAGgaacactgatctttttttttttttttttttaacatttcaagttTAAGTGACATCATTACCAATCTCCTAGAAGACTGATTACTTAACTCCCTGCCCTTTAAAGCCTGAGGTGAGGGTTCCTCTTAAACAGCAGGACTGGAAAGAGACCCCTCCAGCCAGGTTAACCCCTTATCATTTATGTGTCTGTCCTTTAAAAATGATGGAACCTGCAGCACTCAATATAATATGAAACCTTGCTATATACTGAGAAAAAGTATCCCTGGCCCAGACATGCTAGGTAGGTTTTACAGGCAAAATTCCTAGATTACATTTGAGAAGGCAGGAGAAAGGTTTCACATGGTTAggaacactaatttttttttttttttaaacatttcaagttTAAGTGACATCATTACCAATCTCCTAGAAGACTGATTACTTAACTCCCTGCCCTTTAAAGCCTGAGGTGAGGGTTCCTCTTAAACAGGACTGGAAAGGAGACCCCTCCAGCCAGGTTAACCCCTTATCATTTATGTGTCTGCCCTTTAAAAATGATGGAACCTGCAGCAATCAATATAATATGAAGCCTTGCTATACTGAGAAAAGGTATCCCTGGCCCAGACATGCTAGGTTTACAGGCAAAATTCCTAGATTACATTTGAGAAGGCAGGAGAAAGATTTCACATGGTtaggcacattaaaaaaaaaaatttttttttgacatttcaagTTTAAGTGACATCATTACCAATCTCCTAGAAGACTGATTACTTAACTCCCTGCCCTTTAAAGCCTGAGGTGagggttcctcttttttttttctttttgttgttgttgtttttgttttttgtgtttttttttggtgagggTTCCTCTTAAAAACAGCAGGACTGGAAAGGAGACCCCTCTAGCCAGGTTAACCCCTTATCATTTATGTGTCTGTCCTTTAAAAATGATGGAACCCGCAGCAATCAATATAATATGAAGCCTTGCTATACTGAGAGAAAGTATCCCTGGCCCAGACATGCGAGGTTTACAGGCAAAATTCCTGGATTACATTTGAGAAGGCAGGAGAAAGATTTCACATGGTTAGGaacactaatcttttttttttttttttaacatttcaagttTAAGTGACATCATTACCAACCTCCTAAAAGACCGATTACTTAACTCCCTGCCCTTTAAAGCCTGAGGTGAGGGTTCCTCTTAAACAGCAGGACTGGAAATGAGAACCCCTCCAGCCAGGTTAACCCATAGGCTCGAAGAGCTGTTTCAGATCACCTACTTTCAGATCACTACTATTAAGAGTCCAGTTCCTTTCAGTTATTCCATGTGAATTACCATGGCTCTTCATAAGTTTTACcaaatgtagaaaaaagaaactcaggtGGTCAAAAGAGGTGAACAGCAAAGCCCCTACaaagaactattttaaaaaggggagggtaCGAGGCATCTCTCAAGTCTTAGTACAATTTTAAGCTTTGATACTTGTGGAAGTATAAATGCTACCGACTTACAAAACCCCATTTGAAAGTGTAGTTATGTCTTGTAAACTTACCTAGTTTTGTAAATTTTAGATACTAGACTTTTcgttttaactatttttttgttCCAGCCAGCATTTGCCATCTTCAAGAGGGGCGACCATCGAAAAGTCTAGTATCTAAAATTTACAAAACTAGGTAAGTTTACAAGACATAACTACACTTTCAAATGGGGTTTTGTAAGTCGGTAGCATTTATATTTCAGCAGTGCCCTGGAGGGCCCAAGCACACTATATTAAAGCTTAAAGTTGCACTAAGATTTTCACCTCCTTTTCACTATCTCTGCTTGTTACCACCGGACCACCATGTTGGCTGGaattatgaaaatatcttttaatacaCGTATTTAAGAATGGAAAATCATCAGAAAATGAGAAGCACCATTATAGTTCACAAGAAATGCAGCATGGACCCAACAGAAGTAGATAATCAATCGATAACATACTTTCTCCGTTTATGATTCTCAACATACTAATATGCTAATAAGTAGTGCTTGCAAAGAATCTGAATGACAAGTGTTACTCAGCAGCTTTTTGGTTTAAACTGATTGCCAATAATGACTAGCAGCTTCAATGATAAAATAGGGAGAAAGAACCCTTCAATACCTAACAATGCTACAGTCTGTTCCTAAGTGGCTTTATGAGTTGTTAGGAGTCCCATGTTTTCATGGTAATACTGCATTGATTCTAAAGAAATATGCAGCAATATTGGGGGagagggcaagaaaaaaaataggaaaaacaagtCATATAGTTAGTGTctaaaaatttgaattaaaaaagaaaaaacctctcAGCTCATAGCTATCAGCCAATATAGTAAGCAAGTATCTGTGTGTGGGTTGGAGCTTTTGCTTTGGAGTGGTTTTTGTAACTCTGTTTAcattaaaaaggacaaaagagTGTTGCATTGACAAAGTCCCGTTCTTTCCTATGAGCATAATCCTTGTGGTCCACGAGTCTCTTGAATTCGAGGTCTTTCTTTTAGATGAAAATATTAACTTGGCTGGTTTGTGAGGAGGAGAGGTGGTTATTTCTCCAGTCCTTGTAGAATGAGGGGTTCACGGTGTTCCAACCCCTCCCACACCTCCCTTAAGAAAGGATGGCATTAGAGCGCTGAATACCAATGAAATTATCAGCGCTGAAAGACCTTCTCATAGCAGCTCGAGACCAGTCTTTGTATTTGTCTTCACACAATCTGGAAATGGCCTGGGAAAGTCAATCAAATAGAACACAAGAACAATTAAAAAAGAGGGttccagcctttaaaaaaaaaaaaaaaaagcatcactgATAAGCCATATAGTTACTGCTACCCTGGATAGCGGGGGTCTACACACCCAGGTTCTGAGAATGCTACTTCCTGCCAATTCACTAAGGTGTAATATCCTTAAAAGGCTAGGATTAGATTGATGGGCAAAGAAGAATTTGCTTATTTACAAACTGGATTCCAAAAATGTCAAAGGTATTCTGACGGGCTCCTAACAGCAGTATCACCTGTTCCCGGTACACCTGTTCCTTCAACGTAATGAACATACACCTGGGGGAAAATCAGCATTTACTCAGCCATCCAACTTCTAGGCTTCATTGGTTCTTTTATCCTCTAAGCGAATTCTAACAGGGCAGGCATGTCTGGGCTTTGTTGGAAGGCTGGAGGTCTAATGACCGAAGCACCAAAAAGTGCTATTTCACCTGCACATTAACCATCGCAGAAAATAACTTATTCTAAGCTATACCAAGGTGCCACAAAAGTGTCCATTTTAAATGTGTCTTGAAGTTTCAGTTGTGAATCACTTTGCTGTATACTCAAAGTCATAAACCATAATGACTTTGTCTCTTATTTGTTACCATTCCATTAAAAATCCATGAACTCTCTACAGCAGTACTGGAAACACACATTGTACAGTCTCTCAGGTGAGCCTCTCAGGTGAGCCATGCTTTCTCTACTAAACTCATGGGACTGACCTGTGTTATCTGTAGAAAACACTGGCATGAATTTGCAAACTAAGTAAAAAACAGTTAAGAATGGTGGATAGATTATGTACATAGATATGATTAGGGATATAATCAAACTATCCACGTATGATTATATGGAAGGGTAGAGGCTCAATGGGAAAACCATTACCATTAGGAACaggttaaatttgaaaaaaaaaaaaaaaaaaaaggttaaatttaAGATATTCTGAACTATGGTTACAGAagaaatatctgtatttttttcataatgtaaGATCCTCATATAAATCATAAAAGATAAAGGGAATCTGCCACCAAAGGGTTAAGCTCttcgatgttttttttttttcttcgatGTGTTAATTTAGAAGCTTTCCATGTTGCTAATCACTGCTTAATGAGATTTAGCCACAGATGCTGGTTTTGGTGGCTAACAGAAAACCCCGCCTAATGATTTCACAGCCTTACCTCTAGGTTTTGTGCTCTTTCTTTGCTAAGAGGAGCAAACAGAAAATTCACGTTGTTGTCATCTGCTAAGGAGCGAAGGTCAAAGTAGTATTTGGCATAAACACTGGAGGGAACATTAATATTAAACTGAAGTAGCTCCAAAAAATGCCTTTCCATCTCATTCCTAAGGGAGGAGACAACAAAACCAACACAAGACAATTTTAGTCAATCGGGCAATCTTCAAAAGTCTCCTTCTGAGCTACTAGGAGGCTCTAAATTCTGTTTTGAGACAAATAGAGGCTACCCAGTAGCTCAGTAAACTCACGCTCAAACAAGGTACAGCTATTTGTGGTCCTTTCTGCATCCCAGCACTTTGAGTTTGGGACAAGGGGGAAGAGGTTATGGCCCTCTTATGCACTCCTGCTGCTGACTCAGGGGCTCATTCTTCAGAGTTCCATTAGTGCAGCTGTACGATTCAGGCTCCAGGCTCACTCACAAGGCCCCACTATAGTGATCAGATGAAAGGAATGATGTATGCTGTTTATTAGCTCTGAAGAACTCGCAGACATTTTCACCGGGCCGATAACAGGAAGGGGCTTATTGAAGTGGAGACGCGCCAACAAAAGGAGTGGGCACATCACCACGGCAACAAATGGATCCATCGAGAGCCACTGCTATTATCTCTGAGGGCGAAAACTCTTGAAGCAACAAGGattcatctcaaataaataaataaataaagctagatTCGATGGAAAGGGGaatcccctcccccgccccagtaCATGGGGCTGTGTCAAAGGGCACACATAAATGCAAGTTTCCCCTCACCTTAATCTTACTACGGCAAGAAATTGTCACTAAGACAGGCCAGGATGCACTTTTTAAACTCTGGAGGGCAGAATGATCAAAGAGATGCCTTGGCTAGACTAAACTCACTATGATCTGACCTCTGGTAGAGCACTGGACTCAAACAGCCTTTCTCTCGGGTTGGGAATGCAAGCCCGAGATGTGTCACCACCCCTTGCCAGAAGAGAATGAACACACCCGCAGGGGGCGAGttcaagaaaataggaaagaaaaatgttgggaGTAGTCCTTTGCTCCACGTGACCACAGAAGCTCACTTGTTAAatgtttaagtaaataaatataaaatttgccaCTTTCACagtaatccttttaaaaaattacataaaaataccTGAACAAACACAAAGGAGCTTACTTTATAACATTTGGTTTCttggttttaaagttttaatattttatccgTTGGACAGATCAACAAATGTTGATGTTCTCCTCTCCTATATGGTACAGGGAACATTCAGAATATGAGCAGAGAGGAGGTTTgcatttgttgaattttaaacCCAATTGAACCTACTTCCAAATTTAATTTCCTGTTCATATGGCTGTGAGTCTATAGAAATGTAAATCAGATAATGTTTTGATAATCAGCTAATCAGGACTTAATTTACTAGAGGAATAAATGCACTTCACGatcccttttatattttctccactaatacattttaattgtgtGGAAATATAGTACTTCATAGGATTAACATGTCTATTAATAAAGGTTTAATCACTGGAGAAAAGCCTTATGCCTATAGAATATGcatcttctgggttttttgttttttaaatagccaaATGTCTGAATAGCACACCATTTACAGGCACAGCAAATCTTCTGAATAGCAGCTGCTCAGTTTAACTTATTCTTTTGAAGGGGAACATATTCTAAAGCATGGATGTTGGAAAGTTTGAAGAAAAAGCTGAAAGACACCAATTTTTCAATTTAGACTCAAAATGAGACTATTTCAAATGGAAGTCAACAGCAGGGAGATAAAACAAATGTGTATTAAACACATTTGTTTAATACAAATGCTTTCCAATTTCCAAAGATGATAAACAAAAGCAGCCTATTATAAACCTAGCTCCTGGTGCTGCTCTGTTTGTACACAAAATGTATTATTAGGGAAGCGGTCTTCCTGTAGCTAGGCACTGCCACCCCTGCTCCTGGAAAGTCACTCTTAGGAGCTCAGACACTTCGCAGCATGTGCTGAGGTTTTCACTAGAATCTGTCTCAGCCAGCTGCGTTGAAGGTTTTGAGAAAATTTCAGCTGTCACCATGGTAGGGCTAGTGTTCACGATtgcacatttttcttccttcaaggAACCAGAGTTTGCAGACTGATGACTGTGGTGATCAAAGTCACTTTAGCTCCTGCAACTTCCAGAGGTACTTTGATTCGTTTCCAATTATTTGCCATTACATCATTTGCTACCATGGCTGCAAGCAGCATCTCTGGGCCCACTCAGTTTACACTACTATCAAGAGCCACCCTGACAGCCACCAATAATCCCCTTCTCCTAGTCACCTAAGTATCCTCACTTCAGTTGTAAATATGCACTTTGGTAATTCTGAATGACAATCTTATCTAGAGTAATGGGCAAAGGTAACAAAAACAAACCTGCCACTGCCTGCCATGATCTTAATCTTCCCATGCTGTTCTGTAGAATCAAGACGTGTTCTTCCGCATTTTCCCCAGATGCCACCCACAAAGACATACATACGTTTTCACTCTCAGGCGGGCACCCTGAGAGCGTCTACTGGAAATACTTCACTGGCTCATCCTGCTTATCACCCTCAGGGCCCTCATGGAAGTCAGGGTGGCCAAATCGAAAGCCCTCACTAAGTCTGGTGTTTCACTCCCGTGTCAGCATGCCACCTGTGAGGAACACCCTCAATGGCTAACAGAAGGCCCCGCAAAGCACTGCTGTGGTTCCGCAGTGCCCCAGGAGACCCTCAACCACCACAGGCACGTGGTGACATCCTAGTGATGCTTTTTGGGACAGCCTGAGAAACAGGAGCTTCCTAACTCCTCAGACCTATTTTTAAGCAGGTGCAATACTCCtagcaggggaggaggcaggagcacTGGGATCTGAAACCTTCATACACGTGGCTACTTTTGTACCATGGTTTCTGGAACAACAGAACTTCAgataaagaggagagaaagaccaGCAGAAGCTGACTCGAGCTGAAGGTATAACCTCTCACTAGTCTGGAGACCCTAAGACCTTAATAGTGgccatttattttaaaggtcAGCACGGGCCTCTTAAAAATGGACTGGAACTGGCACACAGCCTTAAGAAAGCCATGAAGATACTTATAATACTGTGTTGATAGTAAGCCTGTAAAATGCCAAAACCACCAGAAAAATATACTTCAATTTACCACACACATTATTAAAACAGTAACACATCAAGACCTACCAATTAACGATGGTGAACAGGAATTGTCATACCACAGCCAGATAGGAAGGCTGTAATTTTTGCCTATTTCAGTTCTCTGCCCAATGTAACCTTTAAAACTGCttcttaaaatgtaaactttACCGGAGCAGAAGCGGCGCTGGGAAATGGTTAGAAGTTCACCCAAACCTTACAGACTCACATGTCCTCAACTGTAATGTCCTTCAGGATTTGGCAGTAGTCCACATTCCATACAGCCTGATCGTCCCAAACCTTGGAGGCAAGAAGAATGGCTCCCAAGACAATTCTTTTCCAGTTAGTGGGACAAATGTCGATCTCAGCATAAGTTAAAAGCCTTTCTAAGTAAACCTGCAAAAGTAGAGCACTGGTCTTTGATTTTAGTTCAGTTTAAGTGCTGTGATAAGAACTGTTAGGAATGACAGATTGCATCTGTTTTTGACATGCCTTTTATTCTTACAAAGGTCTACAAAGACCTGGCTCCGCCAGCCAAAGCCAGCGGCCAGGTCACAGCCGTGGGTCGGATACTTCTGTTGCCTACTCTGCCCATGTGAATTCCTAGCCTTGGTCACAGCAATGAATGGATATCTCGGTGAAGGGCATCCTGAGCACAGGCACTGGGTTGTTAACCTTCCCATTCATAAAGCGAATTGATTCAGTACAACTGATTACAGATTCAAGCTGTTCAATGAACCCGAGTGCCTGCCCCGAGCACGGTACCCTACCTGGCTGGTTGTCACATGGTCATTGGTCATCTTCCAGATGACCCGAATACGTAAAACCCCGGGTCCTAGGAGCATGTTTGCCTTCCCCCTTCCACAGCAAGGAGTCCTTCTGCGGCACAAGCCCGAAGATAAAAACTGGTGGTCAAGAGAGCCTCCCAGTGGCTGCCGTGTGGTGCAGCAGGACAGGAAGTTCAAACAGGTGTGCTTGAGGCCGGTCTTGCCGACTGTCAAGTATTCCTCTAATATCTGGTGTCTTTTAAAGAAACATCCGTGCAAAGGCTAGTCCTCCTCTTATTCCCTCATCTTCACATCTCCATTATCATTTCACAATAATTTGTTTCTGTCTTACGTAACCTGCAGCTTAGTCAATTCTGCCGCTTTTAAAGTGCTAGAGACCTGCCAGGTTCTGCAACCCTGGGACTCCTCTAAACCTGCCGTGAGAGGACTCCCCCGGATTTCTTTCCCCTGTTTCAAAAGTCTGCTCTATAGAGACCTGGGCGGAGTTAACAGCTGAGGAAAGATTACAGAGGTAAGCCCTGATTTGTTGTTACTTCAAAGGGTGCTCTGCAGAAGAGTATATATGCCATTTGACAAGAAGAAAAGTCCCATTTTAGAGTGTTTATCATCTGAAGGCTGTCAGACTGCCAGTCAGATTTGCCCATATTCTCCAAACTCGACTGTT
This window contains:
- the CCNYL1 gene encoding cyclin-Y-like protein 1 isoform X2, translated to MVSPGQLTKKYSSCSTIFLDDSTVSQPNLRTTIKCVTLAIYYHIKNRDANRSLDIFDERSHPLTREKVPEEYFKHDPEHKFIYRFVRTLFSAAQLTAECAIVTLVYLERLLTYAEIDICPTNWKRIVLGAILLASKVWDDQAVWNVDYCQILKDITVEDMNEMERHFLELLQFNINVPSSVYAKYYFDLRSLADDNNVNFLFAPLSKERAQNLEAISRLCEDKYKDWSRAAMRRSFSADNFIGIQRSNAILS